In Patescibacteria group bacterium, one genomic interval encodes:
- a CDS encoding AIR synthase related protein gives MKNEYALAGVNYRKIDPFKHMMQETGKRTLRFPNRRGVFVVHAPHAHGAMYRFSRWTNKSILVQTTEGLGNKNWISEWMYQHAGTGRTYYEGIGIDAALMAVNDLIAQGAMPFGYTDEVAAGDSEWFSDKKRAKVLAESFYQICKLAGMALPAGESPSLRYLIKAEPPVKSAPSLSGCALGIITNPKLRITGKRLRVGDVIIGATSSGVHANGISLIIKRALTLQDQFLTKLPNGNTLGDETLIPTRSYVAWVEKMQEYGVDIHALAPMTGDGVSKMAFDQRSFTYVISKDGWPKDIPLIFRFMRELGVDLKTCLKTFNWGIGYCAFVPRKMVNLAIDAGVASGYEMFELGKVVTGRRGVIFGPEKNRFLRPPGK, from the coding sequence TTGAAAAACGAATACGCCCTTGCTGGCGTCAATTACCGAAAAATCGACCCATTCAAGCACATGATGCAAGAAACGGGAAAACGAACATTGCGCTTCCCAAATCGTCGAGGCGTGTTTGTTGTCCATGCCCCGCACGCGCATGGTGCAATGTACCGATTTAGCCGTTGGACGAACAAGTCGATTCTTGTCCAGACCACTGAGGGATTGGGCAACAAGAACTGGATATCCGAATGGATGTACCAACATGCGGGTACTGGACGAACCTACTATGAAGGCATCGGAATCGATGCTGCGCTCATGGCGGTAAACGACCTCATTGCCCAAGGCGCTATGCCTTTCGGATATACCGATGAAGTTGCTGCAGGAGACAGCGAGTGGTTCAGCGACAAAAAGCGCGCGAAGGTACTAGCAGAAAGCTTCTACCAAATCTGCAAGCTAGCGGGGATGGCATTGCCGGCTGGCGAATCGCCATCGCTGCGCTACCTGATTAAAGCGGAACCGCCGGTCAAGAGCGCGCCGTCGCTTTCTGGATGTGCACTTGGTATTATCACGAATCCGAAACTACGTATTACCGGAAAACGTTTACGTGTGGGTGACGTCATTATTGGTGCTACGTCTTCCGGTGTACACGCGAACGGCATTTCGTTGATTATCAAACGTGCGCTTACCTTGCAGGATCAATTCTTAACCAAACTGCCGAACGGTAATACTTTGGGTGATGAAACATTGATACCGACCCGATCGTATGTTGCCTGGGTTGAAAAAATGCAGGAATATGGCGTTGACATCCATGCGTTGGCTCCCATGACTGGCGATGGCGTAAGCAAAATGGCATTTGATCAGCGCTCATTCACATACGTCATCAGCAAGGACGGCTGGCCAAAGGATATCCCACTCATCTTTCGCTTCATGCGTGAACTCGGTGTTGACCTCAAAACCTGCCTCAAGACCTTTAACTGGGGCATTGGCTACTGTGCCTTTGTGCCACGCAAAATGGTCAACCTCGCTATAGATGCAGGCGTTGCTTCCGGGTACGAAATGTTTGAACTCGGCAAAGTCGTTACAGGGCGACGCGGGGTCATTTTCGGACCTGAAAAAAATCGGTTCTTGCGTCCTCCGGGCAAATAA
- a CDS encoding FG-GAP-like repeat-containing protein, whose protein sequence is MMFQKAPVIWQKFTSPHAFLAIGVFVLVGTFTWILPTQAATYYVDNTDASCSDSFTTAQNSTTQPWCTITRANSAHAAGDTVVIKKGTYRESIIPKAGVSNTQRTVYSGASTDPSQVLVLGSDAVTGWQQYSGNIYRAPFVGGNQCRDPGDGTTVVNTNCWVDRSTWLLRGALTSSGDSLSDLNAAGEFFYDANAHYVYAWMPNSDSPSNHLVECSRRNVFETGAYTPNPEVYNFTLQNITVMQTLGRGLTFGSNPHRPGNITIQNNEIAFTTGSNFCADNPAAIYHGNSDDYSPDIPNIQILNNTIHDAGSHGGPPSDDRIPNTHKGAGIEFYTVKDSLIQGNTIYNTYGPIGMKRGNSGITIQDNVVCDSWEGIWVGPPNLDGTTSTELNATVVGNVVYDLNNYGDAWGFYSSNGNTTFKLINNTFVNTTGIHISTDKASDNDYRKDNVHATVANNVVSNLKRFPYTQPGYRFLSVYWNAVANLTSHNNLYYDPTNTNFGATAVGGRDTTYTNYTSLQQWQTATSKDGQSIFSNPLFVNFTGKNFQLSATSPAVNLGSVISGVHCAQSDDVNPTQTGCRHWKGAAPDIGAHEYGLSVTTPATPGGSTPTSTPGTVSVPTTPDTAASFVVAVDGGASPAVRVITGGTFQREFFAFEKTFRGGMSLAFGDLGTDGQKEIVVGAGIGRVGEVRVFSTTGSHVATFLPYGSAFRNGVNVTLADVNGDGTKEIITAPMRGDQRVRTFGYRSGRYTQVQPEFGSGYLSTSLAAGDLNADGKAEIVVMSEAAGSPTILAYALRGTRYQRIAALQGVFSTRYRTGYSLAVGDVQGDGIQDIVVTRSSITEPEVRTFTLRGSSFRQQSVFTALGKTARGGGRIAVMDYNGDGADDILLTRNIPADPKVYIYSMVGGVRRIGTLQAYPANRRFVLVPAGK, encoded by the coding sequence ATGATGTTCCAAAAAGCACCGGTAATTTGGCAAAAGTTCACTTCCCCCCACGCTTTCTTGGCGATTGGAGTGTTTGTGTTGGTGGGTACGTTTACGTGGATACTGCCAACTCAGGCGGCTACGTACTACGTGGATAATACAGACGCTAGTTGCAGCGATTCATTCACCACGGCGCAGAACTCCACGACCCAGCCGTGGTGTACCATTACCCGGGCAAATAGCGCGCATGCGGCGGGTGATACGGTTGTGATTAAAAAAGGCACGTACCGCGAGTCTATTATCCCCAAAGCCGGAGTGAGCAATACCCAGCGGACAGTGTACTCGGGTGCCAGCACTGATCCCTCACAAGTTCTTGTGCTGGGCAGTGATGCTGTCACTGGGTGGCAGCAGTACTCGGGAAATATTTATCGGGCGCCGTTTGTGGGTGGCAACCAGTGTCGGGATCCAGGGGACGGCACTACGGTGGTGAACACGAACTGCTGGGTGGACCGGAGCACATGGTTGTTGCGCGGCGCCTTGACGAGTTCTGGCGATAGCCTGTCTGACCTGAATGCAGCGGGTGAGTTTTTCTACGATGCGAACGCCCATTACGTTTACGCCTGGATGCCAAATAGCGACAGCCCGAGTAATCACCTAGTTGAGTGCTCCAGACGGAATGTTTTTGAAACTGGTGCGTACACCCCAAATCCCGAGGTGTACAACTTTACGCTCCAGAATATTACGGTGATGCAAACTCTGGGGCGAGGGCTGACCTTTGGCTCCAATCCGCACCGGCCGGGCAACATAACTATTCAGAATAATGAAATTGCCTTTACCACTGGGAGCAACTTTTGCGCTGACAATCCCGCCGCCATATACCATGGGAATAGCGACGATTACAGCCCAGACATTCCGAACATACAGATTCTGAATAATACGATCCACGATGCTGGGAGTCACGGCGGCCCACCTTCTGATGATCGGATTCCAAATACGCACAAGGGTGCAGGAATCGAATTTTACACGGTGAAAGATAGCTTGATTCAAGGGAATACGATTTACAATACCTACGGGCCCATTGGTATGAAGCGCGGCAATTCTGGCATTACCATTCAAGACAATGTGGTGTGTGACTCGTGGGAAGGGATTTGGGTGGGCCCACCCAATCTAGATGGAACGACCAGTACCGAACTGAATGCAACCGTCGTGGGGAATGTGGTGTACGATTTGAATAATTACGGCGATGCTTGGGGTTTCTACAGTAGTAATGGGAACACGACATTCAAACTCATAAATAATACTTTTGTCAATACGACGGGCATCCACATTTCTACCGATAAAGCTTCGGACAATGACTATCGGAAAGATAATGTGCATGCCACGGTGGCCAATAATGTGGTTTCCAATCTCAAGCGTTTCCCGTATACCCAGCCCGGGTACCGTTTCCTCTCAGTGTATTGGAATGCGGTAGCAAACCTTACGTCACACAACAATCTTTACTACGATCCGACCAACACCAATTTTGGGGCGACGGCCGTTGGGGGTCGTGACACTACGTACACGAATTACACCTCATTGCAGCAATGGCAAACTGCAACAAGTAAAGATGGTCAGAGCATTTTTAGTAATCCCCTATTTGTCAATTTCACTGGCAAGAATTTTCAACTTTCTGCAACGAGTCCAGCGGTGAATCTTGGGTCTGTTATTTCTGGAGTGCACTGCGCGCAATCTGACGACGTGAATCCAACCCAAACCGGGTGTCGACATTGGAAAGGCGCAGCGCCAGATATTGGCGCGCATGAGTATGGCCTGAGCGTCACTACCCCAGCCACGCCAGGTGGTTCCACGCCCACCAGCACCCCTGGAACGGTGAGTGTGCCCACCACGCCGGATACCGCTGCAAGTTTCGTAGTTGCGGTAGACGGCGGGGCTAGTCCGGCAGTGCGCGTCATCACAGGTGGCACGTTCCAGCGTGAATTCTTCGCCTTTGAAAAAACGTTCCGTGGTGGCATGAGTTTAGCGTTTGGCGACCTGGGAACTGACGGCCAGAAGGAAATTGTGGTTGGCGCGGGCATTGGGCGGGTTGGTGAAGTGCGGGTATTTTCTACTACCGGTTCACACGTAGCGACCTTCTTACCCTACGGCAGCGCGTTTCGGAATGGTGTGAACGTGACACTTGCAGACGTGAATGGCGATGGTACCAAAGAAATTATCACCGCCCCCATGCGTGGTGACCAGCGCGTGCGAACTTTTGGGTATCGCAGTGGTCGGTACACCCAGGTGCAGCCTGAATTTGGCAGCGGCTATTTGAGCACGAGCTTGGCAGCCGGTGATTTGAATGCGGATGGTAAAGCTGAAATTGTGGTGATGTCCGAAGCGGCAGGCAGCCCAACCATACTGGCCTACGCGTTGCGTGGCACGCGGTACCAACGCATTGCCGCGCTGCAAGGTGTGTTTAGCACGCGTTACCGAACAGGCTATAGTCTGGCCGTGGGTGACGTGCAGGGGGACGGCATTCAAGATATTGTGGTTACCCGTTCGTCTATCACCGAGCCGGAAGTACGGACGTTTACACTTCGCGGGAGCAGCTTCCGTCAACAGTCAGTGTTCACGGCGCTTGGGAAAACTGCGCGTGGTGGTGGTCGCATTGCTGTTATGGACTACAATGGCGATGGGGCTGACGATATACTGCTTACCCGCAATATTCCCGCCGATCCAAAAGTCTACATCTACAGCATGGTTGGCGGCGTACGGCGCATTGGCACATTGCAGGCATACCCAGCGAACCGTCGCTTTGTGCTGGTGCCGGCGGGAAAGTAA
- the cutA gene encoding divalent cation tolerance protein CutA, translating into MRVTWVMVMCPTKGEAETIGNALLRARLVACYDIFPRWKAGYFWPPKSGKIETAKGTMLVLDTLPAKVAAVRKLVKSVHSDMLPFIGSFAMTVEPAYYQWVRKELTGKKYE; encoded by the coding sequence ATGCGCGTAACCTGGGTCATGGTCATGTGTCCAACCAAGGGCGAAGCCGAGACAATCGGCAACGCCTTGCTTCGGGCTAGGCTGGTTGCCTGCTACGATATTTTCCCCCGCTGGAAGGCTGGGTACTTTTGGCCACCGAAGAGTGGGAAAATTGAAACAGCAAAAGGCACCATGCTCGTCCTTGATACGCTGCCAGCAAAAGTTGCAGCGGTTCGAAAATTGGTCAAAAGTGTACATAGCGACATGCTCCCCTTCATTGGGTCTTTTGCCATGACCGTGGAGCCGGCGTACTATCAATGGGTTCGAAAAGAACTAACTGGTAAAAAATATGAGTAG
- a CDS encoding alpha/beta fold hydrolase, with translation MSSKFTRAVIVHGWDGSPNGNWFPWAKAVLEQQGISTVVPSMPHPSQPEIGTWVPTLAEAVGEPSSELVLIGHSMGCQTIMRYLETLPAEQHVGAVILVAGFFHLTGLQTDEERSIAQPWLVTPLDFATIQDRAQHITVILSDNDPFVPVAENKHEFETKLGARVIVLHGKGHLNEEAGISELPLLLEILAELQQVQ, from the coding sequence ATGAGTAGCAAATTTACACGCGCGGTGATTGTTCATGGTTGGGATGGGAGTCCGAATGGTAATTGGTTTCCTTGGGCAAAAGCCGTGCTTGAGCAGCAAGGCATCAGCACGGTGGTGCCGTCCATGCCGCACCCCAGCCAACCTGAAATTGGAACTTGGGTTCCCACCCTAGCCGAAGCTGTGGGAGAGCCATCCAGTGAACTTGTGCTTATTGGCCACAGCATGGGTTGCCAGACGATCATGCGGTACTTGGAAACGCTCCCGGCTGAGCAACATGTGGGTGCTGTCATCCTCGTCGCTGGTTTCTTTCACCTCACAGGTTTGCAAACGGATGAGGAGCGATCCATTGCGCAGCCATGGTTGGTAACACCTTTGGATTTTGCAACAATCCAAGATCGGGCGCAGCATATTACCGTCATTCTCTCTGACAATGATCCATTTGTTCCCGTGGCTGAAAATAAGCATGAGTTTGAAACCAAACTTGGAGCCCGAGTAATAGTGCTACATGGGAAAGGGCATTTGAATGAAGAAGCTGGGATTAGCGAGCTCCCGCTTCTTTTGGAAATCTTAGCCGAATTGCAGCAGGTGCAATGA
- a CDS encoding RNA methyltransferase, whose protein sequence is MTKARQQKLEVVAKQRQAGFIVVLEDIHDPHNAAAILRTCDAFGVQDVWFIFAKEKRYNPRRVGKSSSSSANKWLDFKVFTSVAECSAALKKLKYESVGTVLHDKAKDFTKVRLTNKRIALWVGNEHAGLSAEAVKACDRLLLLPMRGFVESLNVSVMTAICVYEISRQRAGQRGYERSSLEVKKLTKQFVQK, encoded by the coding sequence ATGACCAAGGCACGGCAGCAAAAATTGGAAGTTGTGGCCAAGCAACGTCAGGCTGGGTTCATTGTTGTGCTGGAAGACATTCACGACCCGCATAACGCCGCGGCGATTTTGCGTACCTGCGATGCTTTTGGCGTGCAGGATGTCTGGTTCATTTTTGCTAAAGAGAAACGCTACAACCCACGTCGGGTAGGCAAATCCAGTTCGTCATCTGCAAATAAGTGGCTGGACTTCAAGGTGTTCACTTCAGTTGCAGAATGTAGCGCCGCACTGAAAAAATTGAAGTACGAATCCGTGGGCACGGTACTGCATGACAAGGCCAAAGACTTTACCAAAGTGAGACTCACGAACAAGCGGATTGCTCTGTGGGTGGGGAACGAGCACGCTGGATTGTCCGCTGAAGCCGTGAAAGCTTGTGACCGGCTACTGCTCTTGCCCATGCGAGGGTTTGTGGAAAGTTTAAATGTGTCCGTCATGACCGCCATCTGCGTGTACGAAATTTCCCGGCAGCGTGCTGGGCAGAGGGGGTATGAGCGATCTTCATTAGAGGTGAAGAAACTTACAAAGCAATTTGTCCAAAAATAA
- a CDS encoding transketolase, translating to MTSQTKLQALATRLRADVLRSTTAAGSGHPTSCLSAADLMAVLFFGGFFHADLKNPKYPNNDRLIFSKGHAAPLLYALYAAAGKIADHELLTLRKFGSRMEGHPTPAFPYTEAATGSLGQGLSVGVGMALASRMDKLTYRTFVLMGDSEMAEGQVWEAVQYAGFQKLSNLTAIIDVNRLGQRGQTMLGHNVAAYAKRLQAFGWQTFIVDGHDIPTIIEAYKKALREKGKPSAIIAKTLKGKGVSFLENKNGWHGKALPKFELRLALHELGKYDGKIRGVVSLPKRRALKVANAKPAKKVSYTRGALIATREAYGNALVRLAPTFPQLTVLDAEVSNSTFADHFQKAYPKKFLEMYIAEQNMVSVALGLAGRGKLPFVSTFAAFLSRAFDQFRMAQYSDTHLVACGSHAGVSIGVDGASQMGLEDIGMFRMLQNSVVLYPSDAVSCEKLVEQAAKAKGIVYLRSTREKTPVLYKNTEAFPIGGSKTLRENRHDVATIIAAGITLHEALKAAAELAKKKISARVIDLYCVKPIDTKTLRRAAKQTKHLITVEDHYAQGGIGEAVREAIAGIDVQLTTLAVRKTPHSGKPEQLLRYEGVDSQAIVRAVKRG from the coding sequence ATGACTTCCCAAACCAAACTGCAAGCACTTGCCACTCGCCTGCGGGCTGATGTACTGCGCTCAACCACTGCGGCTGGCTCTGGCCATCCTACTTCTTGCTTGTCTGCAGCTGACCTGATGGCCGTACTTTTCTTTGGCGGCTTTTTTCATGCTGACCTGAAGAACCCAAAGTACCCAAACAACGACCGGCTCATTTTTTCCAAAGGCCATGCCGCGCCCCTACTGTACGCGTTGTATGCTGCGGCGGGAAAAATTGCTGATCACGAACTCCTGACTCTTCGGAAATTTGGCAGCCGGATGGAAGGCCACCCCACCCCAGCGTTCCCATACACCGAAGCTGCCACTGGTTCACTGGGCCAAGGTCTATCTGTGGGTGTGGGCATGGCGCTGGCCAGCCGGATGGACAAGCTCACGTACCGAACCTTCGTGCTCATGGGCGACAGTGAAATGGCTGAAGGGCAAGTGTGGGAAGCAGTGCAGTATGCCGGGTTCCAAAAACTTTCCAACCTCACGGCCATCATTGATGTGAATCGGCTGGGTCAGCGCGGCCAAACGATGCTGGGCCATAATGTTGCCGCCTACGCCAAAAGGCTACAGGCTTTTGGTTGGCAAACTTTTATCGTTGACGGACATGATATTCCAACGATCATTGAGGCATACAAAAAAGCTCTACGCGAGAAAGGCAAACCCTCAGCCATTATTGCTAAAACCCTGAAGGGGAAAGGCGTATCGTTCCTAGAGAACAAGAATGGTTGGCACGGCAAAGCATTACCAAAATTCGAGCTTCGGTTAGCCTTACACGAACTTGGGAAGTATGACGGCAAGATTCGAGGCGTTGTCTCACTGCCAAAACGCCGTGCGCTCAAAGTAGCAAATGCCAAACCCGCAAAAAAAGTGAGTTACACTCGGGGCGCGCTCATTGCCACCCGCGAAGCCTATGGGAATGCTCTAGTCCGCCTGGCACCAACTTTTCCACAATTGACTGTGCTAGATGCAGAAGTGAGCAATTCCACCTTCGCTGATCATTTCCAAAAAGCCTACCCAAAGAAATTTCTGGAAATGTACATAGCCGAACAGAATATGGTGAGCGTGGCGTTGGGCTTGGCTGGACGCGGCAAACTGCCGTTTGTCTCCACCTTCGCTGCATTCTTGTCCCGGGCTTTTGACCAGTTCCGCATGGCGCAGTACAGCGATACACACCTGGTGGCCTGTGGCTCCCATGCCGGGGTTTCCATTGGCGTGGATGGCGCATCGCAAATGGGCTTGGAAGATATTGGTATGTTCCGCATGCTACAGAACAGCGTCGTGCTCTATCCCAGTGATGCAGTAAGCTGCGAGAAATTAGTGGAACAAGCTGCGAAAGCGAAAGGCATTGTCTACCTCCGCTCCACGCGAGAAAAAACCCCGGTGCTGTACAAGAACACCGAGGCATTTCCCATTGGCGGCAGCAAAACCCTACGCGAAAACCGGCATGATGTGGCGACAATTATTGCAGCTGGCATTACCTTGCATGAAGCCCTGAAAGCCGCGGCTGAACTAGCGAAGAAAAAAATTAGCGCTCGGGTGATTGACCTCTACTGCGTCAAGCCAATCGACACAAAAACCCTCCGCCGAGCAGCCAAGCAAACCAAACACCTGATCACAGTGGAAGATCACTATGCCCAGGGTGGGATTGGTGAAGCAGTCCGTGAGGCAATTGCTGGGATTGATGTACAACTCACCACACTCGCGGTTCGCAAAACCCCGCATAGTGGCAAACCCGAGCAACTCCTGCGGTACGAGGGGGTTGATAGCCAGGCAATTGTGCGGGCAGTGAAACGCGGGTAA